The Methanosphaera stadtmanae DSM 3091 genome includes a window with the following:
- a CDS encoding FAD-dependent oxidoreductase — MTNQHKIGVFLCHCGGNISDVLKLDKIEKQLIKNNEVVSIKHHENLCSLEGRKIIKDQILRENLDRVVIAACSRVTHGETFQNYIKPLNPYLFEMPNVREQCSWVTKNHEEATNKALSLINSAIESVKYDEPLEKIPTQVKNSVLVIGAGISGITTAVSLAKQGMKVTLIEKRPAVGGAMVQVGKVFSPEKLTEDCAACLLNPVIDEMVHNKNIRLLTNTKLERSERRAGNFDVILRKKPVYVDTQKCTSCGRCTSACPTVVPDEWNEGLINRKAIYKPFPQAVPSTYTLDDEHCIKCGICTNVCPTNAIDLDAIDDIISLTVGSVVIATGHQRFDTSKRPEYGHELYEDVLSQMELARVMGVNGPTHGKLLVPSTGKVPRRVVMIQCVGSRDQLPGGHKYCSKVCCMVALKSANLIRTHYPDTEVIICYTDIRTPGVYEKYYKYGQDNGIELIRGRPGEIAREDDHMIVRIEDTLTGIREEIPTDLIVLSAALESSKGTIEVAKTLNVALTEDNFIKEKHPKMKPVTTDIEGIFVCGTAQGPKDITDSIIQANAAATKISELVNGGLEVEPFIASINVKKCVLCGSCVENCVYQAITLNRNSIHVDAISCTGCGDCIITCPQEAISIQGQSDDKLEASIRGILKNKKDDERIIIAFLDDIGNVSANNMGINRVSCPSSVRIINVPFINRVKYRHVLYALTHGADGVFIGEYPDTPKHKEIRENVNIMKKHLEEEGINPNRLIIHSVFIPYFRGLANQFKEFDEELRLNSY, encoded by the coding sequence ATGACTAATCAACATAAAATAGGAGTATTTCTATGTCATTGTGGTGGAAACATATCTGATGTACTGAAATTAGATAAAATAGAAAAACAACTCATTAAAAACAATGAAGTAGTATCAATTAAACATCATGAAAATCTATGTTCACTAGAAGGAAGGAAGATAATTAAGGATCAGATTCTTAGAGAAAATCTAGATCGTGTAGTGATTGCTGCATGTTCAAGAGTAACTCATGGAGAAACATTTCAAAACTATATAAAACCATTAAATCCATACTTATTTGAAATGCCAAATGTAAGGGAACAATGTTCATGGGTTACTAAAAATCATGAAGAAGCAACAAATAAGGCATTATCTCTAATAAACTCTGCAATAGAATCAGTAAAATATGATGAACCACTTGAAAAAATTCCAACACAAGTAAAAAACAGTGTACTTGTTATAGGAGCAGGAATTTCTGGGATAACAACAGCAGTATCACTTGCAAAACAGGGAATGAAAGTAACACTCATTGAAAAGAGACCAGCAGTAGGAGGCGCAATGGTACAGGTAGGTAAAGTATTTTCACCAGAAAAACTCACAGAAGACTGTGCTGCATGTCTTTTAAATCCTGTTATAGATGAAATGGTTCATAATAAAAATATAAGATTATTAACCAATACAAAACTTGAACGTTCAGAAAGAAGAGCAGGAAACTTTGATGTAATACTTAGAAAAAAACCAGTCTATGTTGATACACAGAAATGTACTAGTTGTGGGAGATGTACAAGTGCCTGTCCAACAGTAGTTCCTGATGAATGGAATGAAGGATTAATAAATAGAAAAGCAATATATAAACCATTTCCACAGGCAGTTCCAAGTACATACACATTAGATGATGAACACTGTATTAAATGTGGGATATGTACAAATGTCTGTCCTACAAATGCAATAGATCTTGATGCTATAGATGATATTATTTCATTAACAGTAGGTTCTGTTGTAATTGCAACTGGACATCAAAGATTTGATACAAGTAAAAGACCAGAATATGGTCATGAGTTGTATGAGGATGTATTAAGTCAAATGGAACTGGCAAGAGTAATGGGAGTAAATGGTCCAACACATGGAAAACTTCTTGTTCCTTCAACAGGTAAAGTTCCACGTCGTGTTGTAATGATACAATGTGTAGGTTCAAGAGACCAACTACCTGGAGGTCATAAATACTGTTCAAAGGTCTGTTGTATGGTAGCACTAAAGAGTGCAAATCTAATAAGAACACATTATCCTGATACAGAAGTTATAATCTGTTATACTGATATAAGAACTCCTGGTGTCTATGAAAAATATTATAAATATGGACAAGATAATGGTATTGAATTAATACGTGGAAGACCAGGAGAGATTGCACGTGAAGATGATCATATGATTGTAAGGATAGAGGATACTTTAACAGGAATTAGAGAAGAAATTCCTACAGATTTAATAGTATTATCTGCAGCTTTAGAATCATCTAAAGGTACAATTGAAGTTGCAAAAACATTAAATGTGGCTTTAACAGAGGATAACTTTATTAAAGAAAAACATCCAAAAATGAAACCAGTAACAACTGATATTGAAGGAATATTTGTTTGTGGTACAGCACAGGGACCAAAAGATATAACAGATAGTATTATTCAGGCAAATGCTGCAGCAACTAAAATATCAGAACTAGTAAATGGTGGGCTTGAAGTTGAACCATTTATTGCATCTATAAATGTTAAAAAATGTGTTCTATGTGGAAGTTGTGTTGAAAACTGTGTATATCAGGCAATAACATTAAATAGAAATTCAATACATGTTGATGCAATATCATGTACTGGTTGTGGAGATTGTATAATCACATGTCCTCAGGAGGCAATAAGTATTCAAGGACAAAGTGATGATAAATTAGAAGCTAGTATTAGGGGAATATTAAAGAATAAAAAAGATGATGAACGTATTATCATAGCATTTCTCGATGATATTGGTAATGTTTCTGCAAATAACATGGGAATTAATAGGGTGTCCTGTCCAAGTTCTGTAAGAATTATTAATGTACCATTTATAAATCGTGTAAAATATAGGCATGTCTTATATGCCCTAACACATGGTGCCGATGGAGTATTCATTGGGGAATATCCAGATACACCTAAACATAAGGAAATACGTGAAAATGTAAATATTATGAAGAAACATTTAGAAGAAGAAGGAATTAATCCAAATAGACTAATAATACACAGTGTATTTATACCTTACTTTAGAGGTTTAGCAAATCAATTTAAGGAATTTGATGAAGAATTAAGATTAAATTCCTATTAA